Proteins from one Cellulosilyticum lentocellum DSM 5427 genomic window:
- a CDS encoding potassium channel family protein, producing MYLVLILLILLVGQLIVGAKSKQLSLKHVVKEFFWVEGSWQDQMIDLLQKGVVILLSIGKVLKQEGEIQKSIVFLLAFVMYSLLLKLLISFTLWLEEYLMSMTLDIAFSILIPTVILMFFSTINTVITRQVAFMALITSVVMVYLEMLHFITGEVPYKPDTKRGKALKVKSIIAWLVIILSNLYTLLVLVQFTGHSRIHHFIQAETFNQQSAVDLFYYLVITFTTVGFGDVYPQTTLAKVLTIMIALSGMLFSGMFIATILAVDER from the coding sequence ATGTACCTTGTTCTTATATTGTTAATATTACTAGTGGGGCAATTAATAGTAGGGGCAAAAAGTAAGCAATTATCTTTGAAACATGTAGTGAAGGAATTCTTTTGGGTAGAAGGTAGTTGGCAAGATCAAATGATAGATTTGCTGCAAAAGGGTGTTGTGATTTTATTAAGTATTGGTAAGGTCTTAAAACAAGAAGGTGAAATTCAAAAAAGCATTGTGTTTTTACTAGCGTTTGTAATGTATAGTTTATTACTAAAACTACTTATCAGTTTTACACTGTGGCTGGAAGAATACTTAATGAGCATGACACTTGATATTGCATTTTCTATTTTAATACCTACTGTGATTTTGATGTTTTTTTCAACAATTAATACGGTTATTACAAGACAGGTAGCTTTTATGGCACTTATTACAAGTGTTGTCATGGTGTATTTAGAAATGCTTCATTTTATAACAGGCGAAGTACCTTATAAGCCAGATACAAAAAGAGGAAAAGCATTAAAGGTAAAGAGTATTATTGCATGGCTGGTTATTATTTTAAGTAATCTTTATACCTTATTAGTTCTGGTTCAGTTTACAGGACACTCTAGAATTCATCATTTTATACAAGCTGAAACCTTTAATCAGCAAAGTGCGGTGGACTTATTTTATTATCTGGTGATTACGTTTACTACAGTTGGGTTTGGGGATGTTTACCCTCAAACAACTTTGGCTAAGGTACTCACCATAATGATTGCTCTTTCTGGCATGCTATTTTCAGGAATGTTTATAGCAACAATCTTAGCAGTAGATGAAAGATAA
- a CDS encoding ABC-F family ATP-binding cassette domain-containing protein, which produces MINVDNLSYSFPQKDLFNHISFTLEEGQHCAFIGVSGSGKSTLIDLIMNSEKYMFEGDLEITPDCRIGYVSQFIEPTQTKDMTVFEYIGGPCIGLQNELTAICTEMETSSDIEALLEKYQETLDAFEALGGDDFESNINKKLNLADLMNHKDLMVSQLSGGEFKLVQVIKEMLSNPHLMIMDEPDVFLDFENLNALKNLINAHKGTLLVITHNRYLLNYCFNKIIHLENKELQEFDGNYMDYNFSLLEKKIELQELAQADTEAIERNAQVIEKLRTAATNLADPSKGKSLKARVKLQERLEARRIKAPFVYIKEPAIHLVTDHETDPETTILKVTDFSVAFEEILLENVSFEIKSTDKVAIIGANGTGKTTLLREIFKNDHPSIAFNQGTEVAYLSQRQGEMLDESHTILEEFLALGFKNADEVLSHVINYGFEEEMLYQRIEALSGGEKNLLQLAKIATSHANLLLLDEPTSHLDTYSQLALEKALGNYNGAILMISHDFYSIVNCMDYALIIDDKTIRKISMRKFRKMIYASHFDKDYLELEQKKKALETKVALALKDNDFIRAKILCDDLEALIKLF; this is translated from the coding sequence ATGATAAACGTTGATAACTTATCCTACTCTTTTCCCCAAAAAGATCTCTTTAATCATATTTCATTTACATTAGAAGAAGGTCAGCACTGTGCTTTTATAGGTGTAAGTGGTAGTGGAAAAAGCACCTTGATTGATTTAATCATGAACTCAGAAAAATATATGTTCGAGGGTGATTTAGAAATAACACCTGACTGCCGCATTGGTTATGTGAGTCAGTTCATTGAACCTACACAAACAAAAGATATGACTGTATTTGAGTATATAGGCGGCCCATGTATTGGGTTACAAAATGAATTAACAGCCATTTGTACTGAAATGGAAACCTCTTCTGATATTGAGGCCTTACTTGAAAAGTATCAAGAAACGTTAGATGCTTTTGAAGCACTTGGTGGAGATGATTTTGAAAGTAACATTAATAAAAAATTAAATTTAGCTGATCTTATGAATCATAAAGACCTAATGGTTTCTCAGCTAAGTGGTGGCGAATTCAAGCTTGTTCAGGTTATTAAGGAAATGCTCAGTAACCCACATTTAATGATTATGGATGAACCAGATGTATTTTTAGATTTCGAAAATCTTAACGCCCTTAAAAACCTTATTAATGCCCACAAAGGCACACTTCTTGTCATCACCCATAATCGCTATCTACTCAATTATTGCTTTAATAAGATTATTCACTTAGAAAATAAGGAGCTACAAGAATTTGACGGTAACTATATGGATTATAACTTCTCACTCCTTGAGAAAAAGATTGAACTACAAGAACTGGCTCAAGCTGATACAGAAGCCATTGAACGAAATGCTCAAGTTATTGAGAAACTTAGAACTGCCGCAACGAATCTAGCTGACCCTTCTAAAGGAAAATCTCTAAAAGCTAGAGTAAAGCTTCAAGAACGCTTAGAAGCACGCAGAATAAAAGCACCTTTTGTTTATATCAAAGAGCCTGCTATTCATTTAGTTACTGACCATGAAACAGACCCAGAAACCACCATTTTAAAAGTAACGGATTTCAGCGTTGCCTTTGAAGAAATACTTTTAGAAAATGTCAGCTTTGAAATTAAATCCACTGATAAAGTAGCCATCATTGGCGCTAATGGCACTGGAAAAACGACTTTACTACGAGAAATTTTTAAGAATGATCATCCAAGCATTGCATTTAACCAAGGCACTGAAGTGGCTTATTTATCTCAACGCCAAGGTGAAATGCTCGATGAGTCTCATACGATTCTTGAAGAATTCCTAGCACTTGGTTTTAAAAATGCTGATGAGGTGCTCTCTCATGTTATAAACTATGGCTTTGAAGAAGAAATGCTTTATCAAAGAATTGAGGCTTTATCTGGTGGAGAAAAGAATCTCCTTCAATTAGCCAAAATTGCAACAAGCCATGCAAACCTACTGCTATTAGACGAGCCTACAAGTCATTTAGACACCTACTCACAATTAGCTCTTGAAAAAGCTCTTGGAAATTATAATGGTGCTATTCTTATGATTTCACATGACTTCTATTCTATCGTTAACTGTATGGATTACGCCTTAATCATTGATGATAAGACCATCAGAAAAATAAGTATGCGTAAATTTAGAAAAATGATTTATGCAAGCCATTTTGATAAAGACTATCTAGAACTTGAACAAAAGAAAAAGGCGCTTGAAACAAAAGTAGCTCTGGCTTTAAAAGATAACGATTTTATACGTGCTAAAATACTATGTGACGACTTAGAAGCACTGATTAAGCTATTTTAA